Proteins co-encoded in one uncultured Draconibacterium sp. genomic window:
- a CDS encoding PspC domain-containing protein has protein sequence MAGHKSSKRKLYRDPEQTVIAGVCGVLAAYFYMDLVVIRLIEFVNTEET, from the coding sequence GTGGCAGGACATAAATCGAGTAAGAGAAAACTTTATCGCGATCCTGAACAAACAGTTATAGCAGGAGTATGTGGTGTTCTGGCTGCTTATTTTTACATGGATCTGGTAGTTATTCGATTAATCGAGTTTGTTAATACGGAAGAAACCTGA
- a CDS encoding VTT domain-containing protein, which yields MIRNLRYNFSPRRLSILNRYYRITRFYPFLKNTAYKGATVASIFVLLLVSLEIFFLDFNLILNNLVDTYSPKIIYSVFLLSETFLGLVPPEMFIAWASKLEIPWLTLFILATLSYIGGVISYFLGTRLFLIPSVKNHIENKIKKHIVNLRKWGGIFVFLGAVSPVPHSVVSLTSGLIGYNLKSYLLWSLFRYMRFIIYALIIFGIF from the coding sequence ATGATTAGAAATTTACGCTATAACTTCTCCCCCAGACGCCTTTCGATATTGAACCGGTACTACCGCATTACGCGGTTTTATCCATTTCTAAAAAACACAGCTTACAAAGGAGCAACTGTTGCTTCTATTTTTGTTTTATTACTGGTAAGCCTCGAAATTTTCTTTTTAGATTTTAATTTAATACTGAATAATCTGGTGGATACCTATTCCCCAAAAATTATTTATTCGGTTTTTCTTTTATCCGAAACATTTCTAGGTTTGGTACCTCCTGAAATGTTTATCGCCTGGGCTTCAAAACTTGAAATTCCATGGTTAACATTGTTCATTTTAGCAACCTTATCATACATTGGTGGAGTAATTTCCTACTTTCTGGGAACGCGTCTTTTTCTCATTCCTTCAGTGAAAAATCACATCGAAAATAAAATTAAAAAACACATTGTCAATCTCCGAAAATGGGGTGGCATTTTTGTTTTTCTGGGAGCTGTTTCGCCAGTTCCCCATTCTGTTGTAAGCCTTACTTCAGGTCTTATCGGATACAATCTTAAAAGCTACCTGTTGTGGTCGCTTTTCCGCTACATGCGTTTTATCATTTATGCGCTGATAATTTTCGGGATTTTTTAA
- a CDS encoding M48 family metallopeptidase — translation MKKIVYLFLLLAIIACSTVPLTNRTQITAIPSSQMLSLSSSSYNDVLSQSQISTNAAYRSSVERVGLNISAAVESYLKGIGRAELLQGYDWEFSVIKSDQLNAWCMPGGKIAFYEGIMPICKDDNGIAVVMAHEIAHAVAKHNNERMTQQLGLQMGGLALSEALSEKETQTKQIAMAVFGVGSQVGIILPYSRSFENEADELGLYFMAMAGYDPRQAPEFWERMLQAGGTRTPEFLSTHPNPENRINHLKQIMPKALEFYQN, via the coding sequence ATGAAAAAAATCGTCTACCTCTTTTTATTACTGGCAATTATTGCATGCAGCACTGTACCCTTAACAAACCGTACGCAAATTACTGCAATCCCCTCGTCGCAAATGCTAAGCTTAAGTAGTAGCAGTTATAACGACGTTTTAAGCCAGTCGCAAATTTCAACGAATGCCGCATACCGGAGTTCGGTTGAACGTGTTGGACTAAATATTTCAGCAGCAGTTGAATCGTATTTAAAAGGAATTGGCAGAGCAGAATTGCTTCAGGGTTATGATTGGGAATTTAGTGTGATTAAAAGCGACCAACTAAATGCGTGGTGTATGCCCGGTGGAAAAATTGCCTTTTACGAGGGAATTATGCCCATTTGTAAAGACGATAACGGTATAGCTGTAGTCATGGCTCATGAAATTGCGCATGCCGTAGCCAAACACAATAACGAAAGAATGACACAACAACTTGGTTTGCAAATGGGAGGACTTGCTTTATCAGAGGCCTTAAGTGAAAAAGAAACCCAAACCAAACAAATTGCCATGGCAGTTTTTGGAGTTGGAAGCCAGGTGGGAATTATACTTCCTTACAGCCGCAGCTTTGAAAACGAGGCCGACGAACTGGGTCTTTATTTTATGGCAATGGCTGGTTACGATCCACGTCAGGCTCCGGAATTCTGGGAAAGAATGTTACAGGCCGGAGGAACTAGAACGCCGGAGTTTTTGTCAACACACCCAAATCCTGAAAACAGAATTAATCACCTCAAACAAATTATGCCAAAAGCATTGGAATTTTATCAAAACTAA
- a CDS encoding ABC transporter ATP-binding protein yields MLSKLKFLLKYTHQYRWWYTGGIIFLMLTVWTSITIPGFIQKTIDLIAAGRAGNEAEFHKNVLIIVGLAAGLILVRTLSRILIFFPARLIERQLKGEMFQKLSSFGKDYYDKNSTGNIISRVNNDINGVRMITGFGILQIGNILLSLSLTPYMMWKLSPMLTLYCVIPMVVVFVIVRYGMKVMVKNTHARMDTLQKLSGKIISFLSGNSVIKSYNIYEHAENVVQKDNIDYYDATLKISWIRSFVIPLLGNLGQILKIIIFFVGGMYVINGKFTIGQLTEYIAYAALLAHPIMGLGWVLTVFQQGFVGISSIQTIMDREGTDDERKSLPETKKQELFKDGIHIRNLNYTYHNGEKPVLKDISFSIKPGQIVGITGKVGSGKTTLIQCLNGYLRPGAGQIFYGDIDADSIRSEDIRSVVNTVSQEVFLFSDSIENNIGLTSDGTIDEKRFDDVIFKSAFADELLRFPKKGKTMVGEKGIMLSGGQKQRISLARALYTQGELLILDDVFSAVDTDTERFLIKQIVENHAVKSLVVISNRISVLEKTDFTIVLEDGKMAAIGNHQELLKQSDFYRDIAKLQQEGETKKEKV; encoded by the coding sequence ATGTTATCGAAACTTAAATTCTTATTAAAATACACGCATCAATACCGGTGGTGGTACACAGGAGGAATTATCTTCCTGATGCTTACTGTCTGGACTTCGATTACGATTCCCGGATTTATCCAGAAAACTATTGACTTGATAGCCGCTGGTCGTGCCGGAAATGAAGCTGAATTTCATAAAAATGTATTGATTATAGTAGGCTTGGCCGCAGGGTTGATCTTGGTGAGAACCCTTTCACGGATTTTGATATTTTTTCCGGCCCGCCTGATTGAGCGACAATTAAAAGGCGAGATGTTCCAAAAGCTTTCCTCTTTCGGAAAGGATTATTACGATAAAAATTCTACCGGAAATATTATTTCGCGGGTTAATAATGATATTAATGGTGTGCGCATGATTACCGGATTTGGGATTTTGCAAATCGGGAATATTCTGCTTTCGTTGTCGCTTACGCCCTACATGATGTGGAAATTGTCGCCGATGCTTACCTTGTATTGTGTAATCCCGATGGTGGTGGTTTTTGTAATTGTCCGTTATGGAATGAAGGTGATGGTTAAAAACACACACGCACGAATGGATACCCTGCAAAAGCTTTCCGGTAAAATCATTTCTTTTCTTTCGGGAAATAGCGTAATAAAAAGCTATAACATTTACGAGCATGCCGAAAATGTTGTGCAAAAAGACAATATTGATTATTACGATGCCACGCTGAAAATCTCGTGGATTCGCTCCTTTGTAATTCCTTTGCTTGGCAACCTCGGACAGATTTTAAAGATCATCATTTTTTTTGTTGGTGGAATGTATGTGATCAATGGAAAATTTACCATTGGACAGTTGACCGAATACATTGCCTATGCCGCGCTGCTGGCCCATCCGATTATGGGATTGGGATGGGTGTTAACTGTTTTTCAGCAAGGATTTGTGGGAATCAGCAGTATTCAAACTATCATGGATCGTGAAGGAACCGATGATGAACGAAAGTCGCTGCCCGAAACGAAAAAGCAAGAACTTTTTAAAGATGGAATTCACATAAGAAACCTGAATTATACCTACCATAATGGCGAAAAACCAGTATTAAAAGATATTTCGTTTTCGATAAAACCTGGCCAAATTGTTGGTATAACCGGGAAAGTAGGTTCTGGAAAAACCACATTAATTCAGTGTTTAAATGGTTATTTACGACCTGGCGCAGGACAGATCTTTTATGGTGATATTGATGCTGATTCAATACGAAGCGAAGACATTCGTTCTGTTGTAAATACAGTTAGTCAGGAAGTTTTTCTGTTTTCCGATTCCATAGAAAACAACATCGGTTTAACCTCGGACGGAACGATTGACGAAAAACGTTTTGACGATGTAATTTTCAAAAGTGCTTTTGCCGACGAACTGTTGCGTTTTCCTAAAAAAGGAAAAACAATGGTGGGTGAAAAAGGCATTATGCTTTCGGGTGGGCAGAAACAACGAATTAGCCTGGCTCGTGCACTTTATACGCAAGGCGAGTTGCTTATTCTCGACGATGTATTTTCGGCTGTTGATACAGATACCGAGCGCTTTCTGATAAAACAGATTGTGGAAAACCATGCAGTAAAAAGTCTGGTTGTGATTTCGAACCGGATTAGCGTATTGGAGAAAACCGACTTTACCATTGTACTGGAAGATGGGAAGATGGCAGCTATCGGAAATCATCAGGAATTGTTGAAACAATCGGATTTTTACCGCGACATTGCAAAACTGCAGCAAGAAGGAGAAACGAAAAAGGAGAAGGTGTAA
- a CDS encoding glutamate ligase, which yields MMMEKSNYNFKPLPGYEHFEATTQIIIAEILRRKLAFEIVDADNNLISVQHNNKEYVIHEGTISDANSLIAFWISNDKWMTRQFLQRKGIHQAKGILIKPGYQTEVLDAIELPAVVKPADTDHGIAVSTNIQSREEQIAAINNAFKYSKKVIVEEFCPGQEYRFLVIDYHVRAIAWREPANVSGDGKSSIQQLVNEKNKGRGTDYTHPLLKINIDEEVIRHLNAVSMTPETILKDGEKVYLRKNSNLSTGGDSIDVTDEIPDFYKNVAVEAAKSAGLKIAGIDIIIRDMEGPASNDNYIVVELNAPAMLSMHDYPYIGKNRHVEKYVLDSILNSK from the coding sequence ATGATGATGGAAAAAAGCAACTACAATTTTAAACCGCTGCCTGGTTATGAGCATTTTGAAGCCACAACCCAGATTATTATTGCTGAAATTCTTCGTCGCAAATTGGCTTTTGAGATTGTTGATGCGGATAATAATCTCATTTCTGTTCAGCACAACAATAAAGAATACGTTATTCACGAAGGAACCATTTCGGATGCCAACAGCTTGATTGCCTTCTGGATATCGAACGATAAGTGGATGACACGGCAATTCCTTCAGCGGAAAGGTATTCACCAGGCAAAAGGCATTTTGATAAAACCCGGTTATCAAACGGAGGTGCTGGATGCGATTGAGTTACCGGCTGTGGTGAAACCTGCTGACACCGATCATGGAATTGCAGTAAGTACAAATATTCAAAGTCGCGAAGAGCAAATTGCCGCCATCAACAATGCTTTTAAATATTCCAAAAAAGTTATTGTTGAAGAGTTTTGCCCAGGACAGGAATACCGTTTTCTGGTGATCGATTATCATGTACGTGCCATTGCCTGGCGCGAGCCGGCAAATGTTAGCGGCGATGGGAAATCTTCCATTCAGCAATTGGTTAACGAGAAGAATAAAGGGCGTGGAACGGATTACACGCACCCTTTACTAAAAATAAATATTGATGAGGAAGTAATTCGGCATTTGAATGCAGTTTCAATGACACCGGAAACGATTTTGAAGGACGGAGAGAAGGTGTACCTGCGCAAAAACTCAAACCTGAGTACCGGTGGCGACAGCATTGATGTAACCGATGAAATTCCTGATTTTTACAAAAATGTAGCTGTTGAAGCAGCAAAGTCGGCAGGCCTTAAAATTGCCGGAATCGATATTATAATCAGAGATATGGAAGGGCCTGCATCGAATGATAATTATATTGTAGTTGAACTGAATGCGCCGGCTATGTTGTCGATGCACGATTATCCGTACATCGGGAAAAATCGTCATGTGGAGAAATACGTTCTCGACAGCATTCTTAATTCGAAGTAA
- a CDS encoding glutamate--cysteine ligase, producing MTEQEKKIEINHKSQLIDYFERGSKPPEKWGIGTENEKFLFRRKDFGRLCFDQDGGILKILNKMQQDGWQPILENNIAIGLLKNGASITLEPGGQFELSGDNFSTVHETYRETKKHFQELNTISQHYNFFSLPMGVDPLTEVADVPWVPKERYRWMRNYMPTKGQLGLHMMTNTASTQVNLDFGSESDMVKKMRVSQALQAIVTAIFANSPFSAGKPNGYLSYRSHIWNHTDPDRCGLLPFIFDEGFSFERWVDYLLDVPMYYILRDGEYILANGLTFRGFFEGKHSLKPTLEDWETHVSTIFPDVRLKQFIEMRGADASCVSHIAAVSALWVGLLYDAESLAEADELISKWDVDTMQELRAQVPVKALKAESGNLHAGTIAKQICRIASDGLSRRAKVCCCEDESKFLAPVQEITESGITVAEKLLKRYREGNETLPELVYNWQNEQMQKYIDA from the coding sequence ATGACAGAACAAGAAAAAAAGATAGAAATAAACCATAAATCGCAACTAATCGATTATTTTGAGCGGGGAAGTAAACCGCCTGAAAAATGGGGAATCGGAACGGAGAATGAAAAGTTTTTATTTCGCCGAAAAGATTTCGGGCGACTTTGTTTCGATCAGGATGGCGGAATACTGAAGATTCTGAACAAGATGCAACAAGATGGCTGGCAGCCAATTCTTGAAAATAATATTGCAATTGGGCTTCTGAAAAATGGCGCTTCAATAACGTTGGAGCCTGGCGGACAATTTGAGCTTTCGGGCGATAATTTTAGTACTGTTCACGAAACGTACCGCGAAACCAAAAAGCATTTTCAGGAACTCAATACGATAAGTCAGCACTATAATTTTTTTAGTCTGCCAATGGGCGTTGATCCGTTGACAGAAGTGGCTGATGTGCCGTGGGTGCCTAAAGAGCGTTACCGTTGGATGCGCAATTACATGCCCACAAAAGGACAACTTGGGCTGCACATGATGACAAACACCGCTTCAACACAGGTAAATCTTGATTTTGGCAGCGAAAGCGATATGGTGAAAAAGATGCGCGTGTCGCAAGCCTTGCAAGCTATTGTTACTGCCATTTTTGCCAACTCTCCGTTTTCGGCTGGAAAACCCAATGGCTATTTATCGTATCGTTCGCATATTTGGAACCATACCGATCCGGATCGTTGCGGACTTTTACCCTTTATTTTTGACGAGGGGTTTAGTTTTGAGCGCTGGGTAGACTATTTACTGGATGTGCCCATGTATTATATTTTACGCGACGGGGAGTATATATTGGCAAATGGTCTTACCTTTCGTGGATTTTTTGAAGGCAAGCATTCGCTAAAACCAACCTTGGAAGATTGGGAGACGCATGTATCAACTATTTTCCCGGATGTACGCCTCAAACAGTTTATTGAAATGAGAGGCGCTGATGCCAGTTGTGTATCGCACATTGCAGCGGTTTCGGCTTTGTGGGTTGGCTTGTTGTACGATGCTGAAAGTCTGGCAGAAGCTGATGAACTTATTTCGAAATGGGACGTTGACACCATGCAGGAGCTTCGTGCCCAGGTGCCGGTAAAAGCGTTAAAGGCAGAAAGTGGTAACCTGCATGCCGGAACCATTGCCAAACAAATTTGCAGAATTGCTTCAGATGGACTTTCCAGACGTGCCAAAGTGTGTTGCTGCGAGGATGAAAGTAAGTTTTTGGCTCCGGTTCAGGAAATTACCGAGAGCGGGATTACCGTGGCCGAAAAACTGTTGAAACGCTACCGTGAGGGGAACGAAACCTTGCCGGAATTGGTTTACAACTGGCAAAACGAACAGATGCAAAAATATATTGATGCTTAA
- a CDS encoding DUF1080 domain-containing protein, producing MNKLKPIFLLIAIALTAFVPVQAQRVESDSPLIGKWDLTINMTPAQIESLGLFRHGLMAADGFPGWLMVKLSGFSTLTGYYVGYEGSARPIAEVVYDEATDKYHFTIPPQWMDIDDLYFEFSLKDDKLTGYQMLDGNKLEWTGVRAPSLKRTEPPIWGNPIEMITENMDKWVIPQNSKFQMIDGVMVNTESGGNLISIQKFEDFKLHVEFRYPAGSNSGIYLRGRHELQIEDSKGRTDDVSIGGIYGFIAPAVYAANAPGEWQTYDVTLVGRHVTVLLNGVEVISNRPIPGITGGSLDSKEGEPGPFQIQGDHGPVEFRKFTVTPAVN from the coding sequence ATGAACAAACTAAAACCTATTTTTTTATTAATTGCAATTGCACTAACGGCTTTTGTTCCGGTGCAGGCCCAGCGTGTTGAAAGCGACTCGCCATTAATTGGCAAGTGGGATTTAACCATAAATATGACTCCTGCTCAGATAGAGAGTCTCGGACTTTTTCGACACGGTTTAATGGCTGCCGACGGTTTCCCGGGATGGCTTATGGTTAAATTATCTGGTTTCTCAACACTAACCGGATACTATGTTGGTTACGAGGGAAGTGCCCGCCCAATTGCCGAAGTAGTTTACGATGAAGCCACTGATAAATATCATTTCACCATTCCTCCGCAATGGATGGATATTGATGATTTGTATTTTGAATTTTCGCTAAAAGACGATAAGCTTACAGGCTATCAGATGCTCGATGGTAATAAGCTGGAATGGACAGGTGTTCGGGCTCCTTCGCTTAAAAGAACAGAACCGCCAATTTGGGGAAATCCTATTGAAATGATTACCGAAAATATGGACAAATGGGTAATTCCGCAGAACAGCAAATTTCAGATGATTGATGGTGTTATGGTTAACACTGAATCGGGTGGAAACCTCATTAGTATTCAGAAATTTGAGGATTTCAAACTCCACGTTGAATTCCGTTACCCCGCCGGAAGTAACAGCGGAATTTATCTTCGTGGCCGTCATGAACTACAGATCGAAGATTCAAAAGGAAGAACCGACGATGTGAGTATTGGTGGTATTTATGGTTTTATTGCACCTGCAGTTTATGCCGCTAATGCTCCGGGCGAATGGCAAACTTATGACGTGACACTTGTTGGGCGTCATGTTACAGTTTTGCTTAATGGTGTAGAAGTTATTTCCAATCGTCCTATTCCCGGAATTACAGGTGGTTCGTTGGATAGCAAAGAAGGAGAACCTGGTCCATTTCAGATTCAGGGTGATCACGGACCGGTTGAATTCCGCAAATTCACCGTTACTCCGGCAGTTAACTAA
- a CDS encoding JAB domain-containing protein codes for MKTDYSKVSEVKLTYSTKVRASERYSITSPDDLYKFLRNYVFDPETIELRESFKLILLNRANKVLGFSSLFEGGISSTVADIRMIMQTALLANACSIIVAHNHPSGQLKASDADKQITTKIKEAGAFLDITLLDHIIVTTADYFSLANEGLL; via the coding sequence ATGAAAACTGATTATTCTAAGGTTAGTGAAGTTAAACTTACCTACTCAACTAAAGTGAGAGCTTCTGAACGCTACTCTATTACAAGTCCAGATGATTTGTACAAATTCCTACGAAACTACGTGTTTGATCCTGAAACCATTGAATTACGAGAATCTTTTAAACTGATCCTCTTAAACAGAGCGAACAAGGTACTTGGCTTCTCATCGCTGTTTGAAGGTGGAATTAGTTCTACTGTTGCAGATATTAGAATGATTATGCAAACTGCTTTATTGGCTAATGCATGTTCTATTATTGTGGCACATAATCATCCTAGCGGACAATTGAAAGCTAGTGACGCTGATAAGCAAATAACAACTAAAATTAAGGAAGCAGGCGCATTTCTTGATATTACACTGTTAGATCATATCATTGTTACAACAGCAGACTATTTCAGTTTAGCAAATGAGGGATTATTATAG
- a CDS encoding ABC transporter ATP-binding protein: protein MSTGKNNIIKNVDWQLFRKFARYFKPHKKWFFLSLASIPVTTGAGILFLWLIEDIVDNYIVPGNVDGLVRQTIFLAAALILNILFDGFYSYSFSKAGGLAVVDLRRRLFGKSLRFPLSYFDKKPIGVTLSRLTSDMESVSDSFAAGVLGLLADSVKTLALVGYLFYINWRLTLVLLLVVPVIILVINFLRKKIRKAYNTSRTSLAKSAAYLQEALTGMKTVQLFAAEDKVLNKYDDLNKQFCDAQNKSNVYDSVLYSIVEGITSVATALVIWYGAIQIWDYGYTLGILIVFVTTLERLFVPVKQFAQQISTIQRAMSALEHISELFDQQVEDPKAESSNAVPEAIVLQEIEFKNVFFRYSEDTPDVLKDVSFKLKRGDRLALVGTTGSGKSTIIRLLAKTYTGYRGSIKINGVELSEIPIGQIRETISIMQQDIYMFNDTVEFNISLGRKSISRSDVEQSASFVYANYFIDQLPGNYQFVIQYNGDNLSKGQAQLISFARAIAGNSELIILDEATSAVDSITEQYIQKAIANIFSKKTVIAVAHRLSTIKNSDMILVLEDGQIIERGNHEQLLKFGGKYARLLHQFEEEEQQA from the coding sequence ATGAGTACAGGCAAGAACAATATTATAAAAAATGTAGACTGGCAGCTTTTCCGAAAGTTTGCCCGCTATTTTAAACCGCATAAAAAGTGGTTTTTCCTAAGTCTTGCTTCCATTCCTGTCACAACCGGGGCTGGTATTTTATTTCTTTGGCTGATTGAAGATATTGTTGATAATTACATTGTGCCGGGAAATGTGGATGGCTTAGTTAGGCAGACCATTTTTCTGGCCGCAGCACTGATTCTAAATATTCTGTTCGACGGGTTTTACAGTTATTCTTTTTCAAAGGCAGGAGGATTAGCAGTTGTTGATCTTCGCAGGCGCTTGTTTGGAAAATCCTTACGTTTTCCGTTAAGTTATTTCGATAAAAAACCAATTGGTGTAACCTTGTCGCGGCTTACCAGCGATATGGAGTCGGTATCCGATTCGTTTGCCGCCGGAGTGCTTGGTTTACTGGCCGACAGCGTAAAAACGCTGGCTTTAGTAGGCTACCTTTTTTACATTAACTGGCGTCTTACACTGGTTTTGTTACTGGTGGTTCCGGTAATTATTCTGGTGATAAATTTTCTGAGGAAAAAGATCCGAAAAGCTTACAATACATCACGTACCAGTTTGGCAAAATCGGCGGCTTATTTGCAGGAAGCATTAACCGGAATGAAAACCGTTCAGTTATTTGCTGCTGAAGATAAGGTCCTGAATAAATATGACGATCTGAACAAACAATTTTGCGACGCTCAAAACAAATCGAATGTTTACGATTCTGTTCTGTATTCGATTGTGGAAGGAATAACTTCGGTTGCCACGGCACTGGTTATTTGGTACGGTGCTATTCAAATATGGGATTACGGTTATACGCTGGGGATCCTGATCGTATTTGTAACCACTTTAGAACGGCTTTTTGTGCCGGTAAAACAGTTTGCCCAGCAAATTTCAACCATACAGCGGGCAATGTCAGCGCTGGAGCACATCAGCGAATTATTTGATCAGCAGGTGGAAGATCCCAAGGCCGAAAGTTCGAACGCAGTTCCTGAAGCGATTGTTTTGCAGGAAATTGAGTTCAAAAATGTGTTTTTCCGTTATTCAGAAGATACGCCTGATGTACTGAAAGATGTTTCGTTTAAACTGAAAAGAGGTGATCGGTTGGCATTGGTTGGTACCACAGGATCGGGAAAATCTACCATTATCCGTTTGTTGGCAAAAACATACACCGGTTATCGTGGAAGCATAAAGATTAACGGAGTTGAGTTGTCGGAAATACCGATTGGGCAGATTCGTGAAACGATTTCAATTATGCAGCAGGATATTTATATGTTTAATGATACTGTTGAATTTAATATCTCGCTGGGGCGCAAATCCATTTCGCGAAGTGATGTGGAACAGTCGGCATCGTTTGTTTATGCCAATTATTTTATCGATCAGTTACCTGGAAACTATCAGTTTGTTATTCAGTATAATGGAGATAACCTTTCGAAAGGGCAGGCACAATTGATTTCTTTTGCTAGAGCCATTGCCGGAAATAGCGAGTTGATTATTCTTGATGAAGCGACCAGCGCTGTCGATTCAATTACCGAGCAGTACATCCAAAAAGCCATCGCCAATATTTTTTCCAAGAAAACGGTTATTGCAGTAGCTCACCGCTTAAGTACCATTAAAAATTCGGATATGATTTTGGTGCTGGAAGACGGGCAGATTATCGAACGTGGTAATCACGAACAGCTCCTGAAATTTGGTGGAAAATATGCACGGCTTTTACATCAGTTTGAGGAGGAAGAGCAACAAGCTTAA
- a CDS encoding mechanosensitive ion channel family protein, with amino-acid sequence MAYFENALQIVTEKIGGWTNDFISMLPNFVIAALVVIIFYLIAKLFTRLLKSTLSKFTSNVAVIKLIASFSRIAIMAAALFIALGILELEKTVTSLLAGVGIVGLAIGFAFKDAIANFLAGIYITFKSTVNVGDIVEFGDHMGTVKSIGLRAVKIDTFQGQEVVIPNRLIFEDIYKHYTVNSVRRIDLNVGISYGEDLQKVEDITLSAIKQIDYLLKTKPIDLYFLEFGDSSINFVIRYWVKFQKQTDYLQALSDGVKNIKSAYDANDITIPFPIRTLDFGIKGGKTLTEVLPQKNNS; translated from the coding sequence ATGGCTTATTTTGAAAACGCATTACAGATTGTAACCGAGAAAATAGGTGGCTGGACAAATGATTTCATTTCAATGCTGCCAAACTTTGTTATTGCAGCTTTAGTTGTCATTATATTCTATCTGATAGCAAAGCTTTTCACCCGCCTATTAAAATCCACCTTATCCAAATTTACGAGTAATGTAGCAGTTATTAAATTAATTGCTTCATTTTCGCGTATTGCGATTATGGCAGCAGCATTGTTTATTGCGCTTGGTATTTTAGAACTTGAAAAAACCGTAACCTCACTTTTGGCTGGTGTGGGAATTGTTGGTTTAGCTATTGGGTTCGCCTTTAAAGATGCCATCGCCAACTTTCTTGCAGGTATATATATTACGTTTAAAAGTACCGTTAATGTTGGCGACATTGTTGAGTTTGGCGATCATATGGGAACCGTAAAATCTATAGGCTTACGTGCTGTAAAGATCGACACTTTTCAGGGGCAGGAAGTGGTAATACCAAACCGGCTTATTTTTGAAGACATTTACAAACATTACACAGTAAACAGTGTTCGCCGTATCGACCTGAATGTTGGAATCAGTTATGGTGAAGATTTGCAAAAAGTTGAAGATATTACACTTAGTGCCATAAAGCAAATCGACTACCTACTTAAAACCAAACCTATCGATTTGTACTTCCTCGAATTTGGCGACAGCTCGATAAACTTTGTTATCAGATACTGGGTGAAGTTTCAGAAACAAACCGATTATTTACAAGCTCTTAGCGATGGTGTTAAAAATATAAAATCGGCATACGATGCCAACGACATTACTATTCCATTCCCAATTCGCACACTCGATTTTGGAATAAAAGGTGGTAAAACATTAACCGAAGTATTACCCCAAAAGAATAACTCATAA
- a CDS encoding hemerythrin domain-containing protein: MKDITITQALTQHHNEMRDLIEEIKKDKSKYILLKKHLDIHHELEEDLLLSLLNTNNEVNAESLESKEEHYVLNMLLLDLADFPKDNPRWMIKFKVFVEIVEHHLSEEEEDLFPEAEEHLPASQQKELGEEFLHLKQQRLSIVMETK, from the coding sequence ATGAAAGACATAACAATAACACAAGCGCTTACGCAACACCACAACGAAATGCGTGATTTAATTGAAGAAATAAAAAAGGATAAATCGAAATATATCTTGCTAAAAAAGCATCTTGATATTCATCACGAATTGGAGGAAGACCTTCTTTTAAGCTTGCTGAATACCAATAATGAAGTGAATGCAGAATCACTTGAATCGAAGGAAGAACATTATGTTTTAAACATGCTGCTGCTTGATCTTGCCGATTTCCCGAAAGACAATCCACGCTGGATGATAAAATTTAAAGTATTTGTTGAAATAGTAGAACATCACTTAAGCGAAGAAGAGGAGGACTTGTTCCCGGAAGCAGAAGAACATTTACCTGCCAGTCAACAAAAAGAATTGGGAGAAGAATTCCTGCACTTAAAACAGCAACGACTTTCAATTGTTATGGAAACAAAATAG